The following proteins come from a genomic window of Bubalus kerabau isolate K-KA32 ecotype Philippines breed swamp buffalo chromosome 20, PCC_UOA_SB_1v2, whole genome shotgun sequence:
- the DHX30 gene encoding ATP-dependent RNA helicase DHX30 isoform X2 — MATARRLMALAAGVSPRLRPSGPRAIGRQGGPRGLSTGCSRPDRTQEAAEAEAASGEPGEGDGSVVNASRDLLKEFPQPKNLLNSVIGRALGISHAKDKLVYVHTNGPKKKKVTLHIKWPKSVEVEGYGSKKIDAERQAAAAACQLFKGWGLLGPRNELFDAAKYRVLADRFGSPADSWWRPEPTMPPTSWRQLNPESIRPGGPGGLSRSLGREEEEDEEEELEEGTIDVTEFLSMTQQDSHAPLRDSRGGSFEMTDDDSAIRALTQFPLPKNLLAKVIQIATSSSTAKNLMQFHTVGTKTKLSTLTLLWPCPMTFVAKGRRKAEAENKAAALACKKLKSLGLVDRNNEPLTHAMYNLASLRELGETQRRPCTIQVPEPILRKIETFLNHYPVESSWISSELRLQGEDILPLGKDSGPLSDPITGKPYVPLSEAEELRLSQSLLELWRRRGPVWQEAPQLPVDPHRDTILNAIEQHPVVVIAGDTGCGKTTRIPQLLLERYVTEGRGARCNVIITQPRRISAVSVAQRVSHELGPSLRRNVGFQVRLESKPPARGGALLFCTVGILLRKLQSNPSLEGVSHVVVDEVHERDVNTDFLLILLKGLQRLNPALRLVLMSATGDNERFSRYFGGCPVIKVPGFMYPVKEHYLEDILAKLGKHQYPHRHRHHESEDECALDLDLVTDLVLHIDARGEPGGILCFLPGWQEIKGVQQRLQEALGMHESKYLILPVHSNIPMMDQKAIFQQPPIGVRKIVLATNIAETSITINDIVHVVDSGLHKEERYDLKTKVSCLETVWVSRANVIQRRGRAGRCQSGFAYHLFPRSRLEKMAPFQVPEILRTPLENLVLQAKIHMPEKTAVEFLSKAVDSPNIKAVDEAVILLQEIGVLDQREYLTTLGQRLAHISTDPRLAKAIVLAAIFRCLHPLLVVVSCLTRDPFSSSLQNRAEVDKVKALLSHDSGSDHLAFVRAVSGWEEVLRWQDRSSRENYLEENLLYAPSLRFIHGLIKQFSENIYEAFLVGKPSDCTLASAQCNEYSEEEELVKGVLMAGLYPNLIQVRQGKVTRQGKFKPNSVTYRTKSGNILLHKSTINREATRLRSRWLTYFMAVKSNGSVFVRDSSQVHPLAVLLLTDGDVHIRDDGRRATISLSDSDLLRLEGDSRTVRLLRELRRALGRMVERSLRSELAALPPCVQEEHGQLLALLAELLRGPCGSFDVRKTADD, encoded by the exons ATGGCGACCGCCAGGAGACTCATGGCGCTGGCCGCCGGCGTCTCTCCGCGCCTGCGGCCATCGGGTCCCCGCGCCATCGGGCGACAGGGAGGCCCGCGCGGCCTCTCGACAGGCTGCTCCCGCCCCGACCGCACCCAGGAGGCCGCCGAGGCCGAGGCGGCCTCCGGCGAGCCTGGGGAAGGCGATGGAAGCGTGGTGAACG CTTCTAGGGACCTATTAAAAGAGTTTCCACAGCCCAAAAATCTTCTCAACAGTGTGATTGGAAGAGCACTTGGCATCTCACACGCAAAAGACAAATTGGTCTACGTGCATACAAATGGACCGAAGAAAAAG AAAGTCACCCTCCACATAAAGTGGCCCAAGAGCGTGGAGGTAGAAGGCTATGGCAGCAAGAAGATCGATGCCGAGAGGCAGGCTGCAGCTGCGGCCTGCCAGCTGTTCAAG GGCTGGGGTCTGCTGGGTCCCCGGAATGAGCTGTTTGATGCAGCCAAATACCGCGTGCTAGCCGATCGCTTTGGCTCTCCGGCTGACAGCTGGTGGCGCCCAGAACCCACCATGCCACCCACTTCCTGGCGGCAGCTGAATCCTGAGAGCATCCGGCCAGGGGGACCTGGGGGCCTGTCCCGCTCCTTGGGtcgggaggaagaggaggatgaggaggaagaaCTAGAAGAAGGGACCATCGATGTCACTGAATTTCTGTCTATGACCCAGCAGGACTCCCACGCCCCACTCAGGGATTCCAG GGGGGGTTCCTTTGAAATGACAGATGACGACAGTGCTATCAGGGCTCTGACCCAGTTTCCACTTCCCAAGAACCTTCTGGCCAAGGTGATTCAGATAGCAACATCCTCCTCCACAGCCAAG AACCTCATGCAGTTCCACACCGTGGGCACCAAGACCAAGCTGTCCACCCTCACCCTGCTCTGGCCCTGTCCCATGACCTTCGTGGCCAAGGGGCGTCGCAAAGCAGAGGCAGAGAATAAAGCGGCAGCCTTGGCTTGTAAGAAACTGAAG AGCCTGGGACTGGTGGACCGGAACAACGAGCCGCTCACCCACGCCATGTATAACTTGGCCTCCTTGCGAGAGCTGGGTGAGACCCAGCGCCGGCCGTGTACCATCCAGGTGCCTGAGCCCATCCTCCGCAAGATCGAGACCTTCCTTAACCAT TACCCTGTGGAGAGTTCGTGGATCTCCTCAGAGCTCCGGCTGCAGGGTGAGGACATCCTGCCCTTGGGCAAGGACTCGGGGCCCCTGAGTGACCCCATCACAGGCAAGCCCTACGTGCCACTGTCAGAAGCAGAGGAGCTGCGTCTGAGCCAGAGTCTGCTGGAGCTGTGGCGGCGGCGAGGGCCAGTCTGGCAGGAGGCACCCCAGCTCCCCGTGGACCCTCATCGGGACACCATCCTCAATGCCATCGAGCAGCACCCAGTGGTGGTCATTGCTGGGGACACGGGCTGTGGGAAGACCACGCGCATCccccagctgctgctggagcgCTACGTGACCGAGGGCCGCGGTGCGCGCTGCAACGTGATCATCACCCAGCCACGCCGCATCTCGGCCGTGTCTGTGGCGCAGCGGGTCAGCCACGAACTGGGCCCTTCCCTGCGCCGGAACGTAGGCTTCCAGGTGCGGTTGGAAAGCAAGCCTCCGGCCCGAGGAGGGGCCCTGCTGTTCTGCACGGTGGGCATCCTGCTGCGGAAGCTGCAGAGCAACCCCAGCCTGGAGGGCGTGAGCCACGTGGTCGTGGACGAGGTGCACGAGCGAGACGTGAACACGGACTTCCTGCTGATCCTGCTCAAGGGCCTGCAGCGGCTCAACCCGGCTCTGCGCTTGGTGCTCATGAGCGCCACTGGCGACAACGAGCGTTTCTCCCGCTACTTTGGTGGCTGCCCTGTCATCAAGGTCCCCGGCTTCATGTACCCTGTCAAGGAGCACTACCTGGAGGACATCCTGGCCAAGCTGGGCAAGCACCAGTATCCGCACCGGCACCGGCACCACGAG TCTGAGGATGAATGCGCTCTCGATTTGGACCTCGTGACTGATCTGGTTCTGCACATCGATGCCCGCGGGGAACCAG GTGGGATCCTCTGCTTCCTGCCGGGCTGGCAGGAGATCAAAGGAGTCCAGCAACGCCTCCAGGAGGCCCTGGGCATGCACGAGAGCAAGTACCTCATCCTGCCAG TGCACTCCAACATCCCGATGATGGACCAGAAGGCCATATTCCAGCAGCCTCCCATTGGGGTACGCAAGATCGTCTTGGCCACCAACATTGCCGAGACGTCCATCACGATCAATGACATCGTGCACGTGGTGGACAGCGGTCTGCACAAGGAGGAGCGCTACGACCTGAAGACCAAG GTTTCCTGCCTGGAGACCGTGTGGGTGTCACGAGCCAATGTGATCCAGCGCCGGGGCCGGGCGGGCCGCTGCCAGTCTGGCTTTGCCTACCACCTCTTCCCGCGGAGCCGGCTGGAGAAGATGGCTCCTTTCCAAGTGCCAGAGATCCTGCGCACACCCCTGGAGAACCTGGTGCTGCAGGCCAAGATCCACATGCCAGAGAAGACG GCAGTGGAGTTCCTCTCCAAGGCCGTAGACAGTCCAAACATCAAGGCGGTGGACGAGGCCGTGATCTTGCTCCAAGAGATTG GGGTTCTGGACCAGCGGGAGTACCTGACCACCCTGGGGCAGCGCCTGGCCCACATCTCCACTGACCCGCGGCTGGCCAAGGCCATCGTGCTGGCTGCCATCTTCCGTTGCCTGCACCCGCTGTTAGTGGTCGTCTCGTGCCTCACCCGGGACCCCTTCAGCAGCAGCCTGCAGAACCGGGCGGAGGTGGACAAG gTGAAAGCACTGTTGAGCCACGACAGCGGCAGTGACCACCTGGCCTTTGTGCGGGCGGTGTCCGGCTGGGAGGAGGTGCTGCGCTGGCAGGATCGCAGCTCCCGTGAGAACTACCTGGAGGAAAACCTGCTCTACGCACCCAGCCTGCGCTTCATCCACG GACTCATCAAGCAGTTCTCAGAGAACATTTATGAGGCTTTCCTGGTTGGGAAGCCCTCAGACTgcaccctggcctctgcccagtgCAACGAGTAcagtgaggaggaggagctggtgaAGGGGGTGCTGATGGCGGGTCTCTACCCCAACCTCATCCAG GTGAGGCAGGGCAAGGTGACCCGGCAGGGCAAGTTCAAGCCCAACAGTGTCACGTACAGGACCAAATCCGGCAACATCTTGCTGCACAAGTCGACCATTAACAG GGAGGCCACCCGGCTGCGGAGCCGATGGCTGACGTATTTCATGGCTGTCAAGTCCAACGGCAGCGTCTTCGTCCGGGACTCCTCCCAGGTGCACCCACTAGCTGTGCTGCTACTGACCGACGGGGACGTCCACATCCGTG ATGACGGGCGCCGGGCCACCATTTCCCTGAGCGACAGTGACCTGCTGCGGCTGGAGGGTGACTCGCGCACCGTGCGGCTGCTGCGGGAGCTGCGCCGGGCCCTGGGCCGCATGGTGGAGCGGAGCCTGCGCAGCGAGCTGGCGGCACTGCCGCCCTGTGTGCAGGAGGAGCATGGGCAGCTGCTCGCCCTGCTGGCGGAGCTGCTGCGCGGGCCCTGCGGCAGCTTTGATGTGCGCAAGACCGCTGACGACTGA
- the DHX30 gene encoding ATP-dependent RNA helicase DHX30 isoform X3: MFSLDSFRKDRAQHRQRQCKLPPPRLPPMCVNPAPGGTISRASRDLLKEFPQPKNLLNSVIGRALGISHAKDKLVYVHTNGPKKKKVTLHIKWPKSVEVEGYGSKKIDAERQAAAAACQLFKGWGLLGPRNELFDAAKYRVLADRFGSPADSWWRPEPTMPPTSWRQLNPESIRPGGPGGLSRSLGREEEEDEEEELEEGTIDVTEFLSMTQQDSHAPLRDSRGGSFEMTDDDSAIRALTQFPLPKNLLAKVIQIATSSSTAKNLMQFHTVGTKTKLSTLTLLWPCPMTFVAKGRRKAEAENKAAALACKKLKSLGLVDRNNEPLTHAMYNLASLRELGETQRRPCTIQVPEPILRKIETFLNHYPVESSWISSELRLQGEDILPLGKDSGPLSDPITGKPYVPLSEAEELRLSQSLLELWRRRGPVWQEAPQLPVDPHRDTILNAIEQHPVVVIAGDTGCGKTTRIPQLLLERYVTEGRGARCNVIITQPRRISAVSVAQRVSHELGPSLRRNVGFQVRLESKPPARGGALLFCTVGILLRKLQSNPSLEGVSHVVVDEVHERDVNTDFLLILLKGLQRLNPALRLVLMSATGDNERFSRYFGGCPVIKVPGFMYPVKEHYLEDILAKLGKHQYPHRHRHHESEDECALDLDLVTDLVLHIDARGEPGGILCFLPGWQEIKGVQQRLQEALGMHESKYLILPVHSNIPMMDQKAIFQQPPIGVRKIVLATNIAETSITINDIVHVVDSGLHKEERYDLKTKVSCLETVWVSRANVIQRRGRAGRCQSGFAYHLFPRSRLEKMAPFQVPEILRTPLENLVLQAKIHMPEKTAVEFLSKAVDSPNIKAVDEAVILLQEIGVLDQREYLTTLGQRLAHISTDPRLAKAIVLAAIFRCLHPLLVVVSCLTRDPFSSSLQNRAEVDKVKALLSHDSGSDHLAFVRAVSGWEEVLRWQDRSSRENYLEENLLYAPSLRFIHGLIKQFSENIYEAFLVGKPSDCTLASAQCNEYSEEEELVKGVLMAGLYPNLIQVRQGKVTRQGKFKPNSVTYRTKSGNILLHKSTINREATRLRSRWLTYFMAVKSNGSVFVRDSSQVHPLAVLLLTDGDVHIRDDGRRATISLSDSDLLRLEGDSRTVRLLRELRRALGRMVERSLRSELAALPPCVQEEHGQLLALLAELLRGPCGSFDVRKTADD; the protein is encoded by the exons ATGTTCAGCCTGGACTCATTCAGGAAAG ATCGGGCCCAACACAGGCAGCGTCAGTGCAAACTTCCCCCACCCCGTCTTCCACCCATGTGTGTCAACCCTGCCCCTGGAGGGACCATCTCtcgag CTTCTAGGGACCTATTAAAAGAGTTTCCACAGCCCAAAAATCTTCTCAACAGTGTGATTGGAAGAGCACTTGGCATCTCACACGCAAAAGACAAATTGGTCTACGTGCATACAAATGGACCGAAGAAAAAG AAAGTCACCCTCCACATAAAGTGGCCCAAGAGCGTGGAGGTAGAAGGCTATGGCAGCAAGAAGATCGATGCCGAGAGGCAGGCTGCAGCTGCGGCCTGCCAGCTGTTCAAG GGCTGGGGTCTGCTGGGTCCCCGGAATGAGCTGTTTGATGCAGCCAAATACCGCGTGCTAGCCGATCGCTTTGGCTCTCCGGCTGACAGCTGGTGGCGCCCAGAACCCACCATGCCACCCACTTCCTGGCGGCAGCTGAATCCTGAGAGCATCCGGCCAGGGGGACCTGGGGGCCTGTCCCGCTCCTTGGGtcgggaggaagaggaggatgaggaggaagaaCTAGAAGAAGGGACCATCGATGTCACTGAATTTCTGTCTATGACCCAGCAGGACTCCCACGCCCCACTCAGGGATTCCAG GGGGGGTTCCTTTGAAATGACAGATGACGACAGTGCTATCAGGGCTCTGACCCAGTTTCCACTTCCCAAGAACCTTCTGGCCAAGGTGATTCAGATAGCAACATCCTCCTCCACAGCCAAG AACCTCATGCAGTTCCACACCGTGGGCACCAAGACCAAGCTGTCCACCCTCACCCTGCTCTGGCCCTGTCCCATGACCTTCGTGGCCAAGGGGCGTCGCAAAGCAGAGGCAGAGAATAAAGCGGCAGCCTTGGCTTGTAAGAAACTGAAG AGCCTGGGACTGGTGGACCGGAACAACGAGCCGCTCACCCACGCCATGTATAACTTGGCCTCCTTGCGAGAGCTGGGTGAGACCCAGCGCCGGCCGTGTACCATCCAGGTGCCTGAGCCCATCCTCCGCAAGATCGAGACCTTCCTTAACCAT TACCCTGTGGAGAGTTCGTGGATCTCCTCAGAGCTCCGGCTGCAGGGTGAGGACATCCTGCCCTTGGGCAAGGACTCGGGGCCCCTGAGTGACCCCATCACAGGCAAGCCCTACGTGCCACTGTCAGAAGCAGAGGAGCTGCGTCTGAGCCAGAGTCTGCTGGAGCTGTGGCGGCGGCGAGGGCCAGTCTGGCAGGAGGCACCCCAGCTCCCCGTGGACCCTCATCGGGACACCATCCTCAATGCCATCGAGCAGCACCCAGTGGTGGTCATTGCTGGGGACACGGGCTGTGGGAAGACCACGCGCATCccccagctgctgctggagcgCTACGTGACCGAGGGCCGCGGTGCGCGCTGCAACGTGATCATCACCCAGCCACGCCGCATCTCGGCCGTGTCTGTGGCGCAGCGGGTCAGCCACGAACTGGGCCCTTCCCTGCGCCGGAACGTAGGCTTCCAGGTGCGGTTGGAAAGCAAGCCTCCGGCCCGAGGAGGGGCCCTGCTGTTCTGCACGGTGGGCATCCTGCTGCGGAAGCTGCAGAGCAACCCCAGCCTGGAGGGCGTGAGCCACGTGGTCGTGGACGAGGTGCACGAGCGAGACGTGAACACGGACTTCCTGCTGATCCTGCTCAAGGGCCTGCAGCGGCTCAACCCGGCTCTGCGCTTGGTGCTCATGAGCGCCACTGGCGACAACGAGCGTTTCTCCCGCTACTTTGGTGGCTGCCCTGTCATCAAGGTCCCCGGCTTCATGTACCCTGTCAAGGAGCACTACCTGGAGGACATCCTGGCCAAGCTGGGCAAGCACCAGTATCCGCACCGGCACCGGCACCACGAG TCTGAGGATGAATGCGCTCTCGATTTGGACCTCGTGACTGATCTGGTTCTGCACATCGATGCCCGCGGGGAACCAG GTGGGATCCTCTGCTTCCTGCCGGGCTGGCAGGAGATCAAAGGAGTCCAGCAACGCCTCCAGGAGGCCCTGGGCATGCACGAGAGCAAGTACCTCATCCTGCCAG TGCACTCCAACATCCCGATGATGGACCAGAAGGCCATATTCCAGCAGCCTCCCATTGGGGTACGCAAGATCGTCTTGGCCACCAACATTGCCGAGACGTCCATCACGATCAATGACATCGTGCACGTGGTGGACAGCGGTCTGCACAAGGAGGAGCGCTACGACCTGAAGACCAAG GTTTCCTGCCTGGAGACCGTGTGGGTGTCACGAGCCAATGTGATCCAGCGCCGGGGCCGGGCGGGCCGCTGCCAGTCTGGCTTTGCCTACCACCTCTTCCCGCGGAGCCGGCTGGAGAAGATGGCTCCTTTCCAAGTGCCAGAGATCCTGCGCACACCCCTGGAGAACCTGGTGCTGCAGGCCAAGATCCACATGCCAGAGAAGACG GCAGTGGAGTTCCTCTCCAAGGCCGTAGACAGTCCAAACATCAAGGCGGTGGACGAGGCCGTGATCTTGCTCCAAGAGATTG GGGTTCTGGACCAGCGGGAGTACCTGACCACCCTGGGGCAGCGCCTGGCCCACATCTCCACTGACCCGCGGCTGGCCAAGGCCATCGTGCTGGCTGCCATCTTCCGTTGCCTGCACCCGCTGTTAGTGGTCGTCTCGTGCCTCACCCGGGACCCCTTCAGCAGCAGCCTGCAGAACCGGGCGGAGGTGGACAAG gTGAAAGCACTGTTGAGCCACGACAGCGGCAGTGACCACCTGGCCTTTGTGCGGGCGGTGTCCGGCTGGGAGGAGGTGCTGCGCTGGCAGGATCGCAGCTCCCGTGAGAACTACCTGGAGGAAAACCTGCTCTACGCACCCAGCCTGCGCTTCATCCACG GACTCATCAAGCAGTTCTCAGAGAACATTTATGAGGCTTTCCTGGTTGGGAAGCCCTCAGACTgcaccctggcctctgcccagtgCAACGAGTAcagtgaggaggaggagctggtgaAGGGGGTGCTGATGGCGGGTCTCTACCCCAACCTCATCCAG GTGAGGCAGGGCAAGGTGACCCGGCAGGGCAAGTTCAAGCCCAACAGTGTCACGTACAGGACCAAATCCGGCAACATCTTGCTGCACAAGTCGACCATTAACAG GGAGGCCACCCGGCTGCGGAGCCGATGGCTGACGTATTTCATGGCTGTCAAGTCCAACGGCAGCGTCTTCGTCCGGGACTCCTCCCAGGTGCACCCACTAGCTGTGCTGCTACTGACCGACGGGGACGTCCACATCCGTG ATGACGGGCGCCGGGCCACCATTTCCCTGAGCGACAGTGACCTGCTGCGGCTGGAGGGTGACTCGCGCACCGTGCGGCTGCTGCGGGAGCTGCGCCGGGCCCTGGGCCGCATGGTGGAGCGGAGCCTGCGCAGCGAGCTGGCGGCACTGCCGCCCTGTGTGCAGGAGGAGCATGGGCAGCTGCTCGCCCTGCTGGCGGAGCTGCTGCGCGGGCCCTGCGGCAGCTTTGATGTGCGCAAGACCGCTGACGACTGA
- the DHX30 gene encoding ATP-dependent RNA helicase DHX30 isoform X1: MDLKDSSPGFQLSLLARNVQPGLIQERSGPTQAASVQTSPTPSSTHVCQPCPWRDHLSRLNVNISNMAASRDLLKEFPQPKNLLNSVIGRALGISHAKDKLVYVHTNGPKKKKVTLHIKWPKSVEVEGYGSKKIDAERQAAAAACQLFKGWGLLGPRNELFDAAKYRVLADRFGSPADSWWRPEPTMPPTSWRQLNPESIRPGGPGGLSRSLGREEEEDEEEELEEGTIDVTEFLSMTQQDSHAPLRDSRGGSFEMTDDDSAIRALTQFPLPKNLLAKVIQIATSSSTAKNLMQFHTVGTKTKLSTLTLLWPCPMTFVAKGRRKAEAENKAAALACKKLKSLGLVDRNNEPLTHAMYNLASLRELGETQRRPCTIQVPEPILRKIETFLNHYPVESSWISSELRLQGEDILPLGKDSGPLSDPITGKPYVPLSEAEELRLSQSLLELWRRRGPVWQEAPQLPVDPHRDTILNAIEQHPVVVIAGDTGCGKTTRIPQLLLERYVTEGRGARCNVIITQPRRISAVSVAQRVSHELGPSLRRNVGFQVRLESKPPARGGALLFCTVGILLRKLQSNPSLEGVSHVVVDEVHERDVNTDFLLILLKGLQRLNPALRLVLMSATGDNERFSRYFGGCPVIKVPGFMYPVKEHYLEDILAKLGKHQYPHRHRHHESEDECALDLDLVTDLVLHIDARGEPGGILCFLPGWQEIKGVQQRLQEALGMHESKYLILPVHSNIPMMDQKAIFQQPPIGVRKIVLATNIAETSITINDIVHVVDSGLHKEERYDLKTKVSCLETVWVSRANVIQRRGRAGRCQSGFAYHLFPRSRLEKMAPFQVPEILRTPLENLVLQAKIHMPEKTAVEFLSKAVDSPNIKAVDEAVILLQEIGVLDQREYLTTLGQRLAHISTDPRLAKAIVLAAIFRCLHPLLVVVSCLTRDPFSSSLQNRAEVDKVKALLSHDSGSDHLAFVRAVSGWEEVLRWQDRSSRENYLEENLLYAPSLRFIHGLIKQFSENIYEAFLVGKPSDCTLASAQCNEYSEEEELVKGVLMAGLYPNLIQVRQGKVTRQGKFKPNSVTYRTKSGNILLHKSTINREATRLRSRWLTYFMAVKSNGSVFVRDSSQVHPLAVLLLTDGDVHIRDDGRRATISLSDSDLLRLEGDSRTVRLLRELRRALGRMVERSLRSELAALPPCVQEEHGQLLALLAELLRGPCGSFDVRKTADD; encoded by the exons ATGGACCTGAAAGATTCGTCCCCAG GATTCCAGCTTTCCCTCCTGGCCAGAAATGTTCAGCCTGGACTCATTCAGGAAAG ATCGGGCCCAACACAGGCAGCGTCAGTGCAAACTTCCCCCACCCCGTCTTCCACCCATGTGTGTCAACCCTGCCCCTGGAGGGACCATCTCtcgag GCTGAACGTTAACATTTCCAACATGGCAG CTTCTAGGGACCTATTAAAAGAGTTTCCACAGCCCAAAAATCTTCTCAACAGTGTGATTGGAAGAGCACTTGGCATCTCACACGCAAAAGACAAATTGGTCTACGTGCATACAAATGGACCGAAGAAAAAG AAAGTCACCCTCCACATAAAGTGGCCCAAGAGCGTGGAGGTAGAAGGCTATGGCAGCAAGAAGATCGATGCCGAGAGGCAGGCTGCAGCTGCGGCCTGCCAGCTGTTCAAG GGCTGGGGTCTGCTGGGTCCCCGGAATGAGCTGTTTGATGCAGCCAAATACCGCGTGCTAGCCGATCGCTTTGGCTCTCCGGCTGACAGCTGGTGGCGCCCAGAACCCACCATGCCACCCACTTCCTGGCGGCAGCTGAATCCTGAGAGCATCCGGCCAGGGGGACCTGGGGGCCTGTCCCGCTCCTTGGGtcgggaggaagaggaggatgaggaggaagaaCTAGAAGAAGGGACCATCGATGTCACTGAATTTCTGTCTATGACCCAGCAGGACTCCCACGCCCCACTCAGGGATTCCAG GGGGGGTTCCTTTGAAATGACAGATGACGACAGTGCTATCAGGGCTCTGACCCAGTTTCCACTTCCCAAGAACCTTCTGGCCAAGGTGATTCAGATAGCAACATCCTCCTCCACAGCCAAG AACCTCATGCAGTTCCACACCGTGGGCACCAAGACCAAGCTGTCCACCCTCACCCTGCTCTGGCCCTGTCCCATGACCTTCGTGGCCAAGGGGCGTCGCAAAGCAGAGGCAGAGAATAAAGCGGCAGCCTTGGCTTGTAAGAAACTGAAG AGCCTGGGACTGGTGGACCGGAACAACGAGCCGCTCACCCACGCCATGTATAACTTGGCCTCCTTGCGAGAGCTGGGTGAGACCCAGCGCCGGCCGTGTACCATCCAGGTGCCTGAGCCCATCCTCCGCAAGATCGAGACCTTCCTTAACCAT TACCCTGTGGAGAGTTCGTGGATCTCCTCAGAGCTCCGGCTGCAGGGTGAGGACATCCTGCCCTTGGGCAAGGACTCGGGGCCCCTGAGTGACCCCATCACAGGCAAGCCCTACGTGCCACTGTCAGAAGCAGAGGAGCTGCGTCTGAGCCAGAGTCTGCTGGAGCTGTGGCGGCGGCGAGGGCCAGTCTGGCAGGAGGCACCCCAGCTCCCCGTGGACCCTCATCGGGACACCATCCTCAATGCCATCGAGCAGCACCCAGTGGTGGTCATTGCTGGGGACACGGGCTGTGGGAAGACCACGCGCATCccccagctgctgctggagcgCTACGTGACCGAGGGCCGCGGTGCGCGCTGCAACGTGATCATCACCCAGCCACGCCGCATCTCGGCCGTGTCTGTGGCGCAGCGGGTCAGCCACGAACTGGGCCCTTCCCTGCGCCGGAACGTAGGCTTCCAGGTGCGGTTGGAAAGCAAGCCTCCGGCCCGAGGAGGGGCCCTGCTGTTCTGCACGGTGGGCATCCTGCTGCGGAAGCTGCAGAGCAACCCCAGCCTGGAGGGCGTGAGCCACGTGGTCGTGGACGAGGTGCACGAGCGAGACGTGAACACGGACTTCCTGCTGATCCTGCTCAAGGGCCTGCAGCGGCTCAACCCGGCTCTGCGCTTGGTGCTCATGAGCGCCACTGGCGACAACGAGCGTTTCTCCCGCTACTTTGGTGGCTGCCCTGTCATCAAGGTCCCCGGCTTCATGTACCCTGTCAAGGAGCACTACCTGGAGGACATCCTGGCCAAGCTGGGCAAGCACCAGTATCCGCACCGGCACCGGCACCACGAG TCTGAGGATGAATGCGCTCTCGATTTGGACCTCGTGACTGATCTGGTTCTGCACATCGATGCCCGCGGGGAACCAG GTGGGATCCTCTGCTTCCTGCCGGGCTGGCAGGAGATCAAAGGAGTCCAGCAACGCCTCCAGGAGGCCCTGGGCATGCACGAGAGCAAGTACCTCATCCTGCCAG TGCACTCCAACATCCCGATGATGGACCAGAAGGCCATATTCCAGCAGCCTCCCATTGGGGTACGCAAGATCGTCTTGGCCACCAACATTGCCGAGACGTCCATCACGATCAATGACATCGTGCACGTGGTGGACAGCGGTCTGCACAAGGAGGAGCGCTACGACCTGAAGACCAAG GTTTCCTGCCTGGAGACCGTGTGGGTGTCACGAGCCAATGTGATCCAGCGCCGGGGCCGGGCGGGCCGCTGCCAGTCTGGCTTTGCCTACCACCTCTTCCCGCGGAGCCGGCTGGAGAAGATGGCTCCTTTCCAAGTGCCAGAGATCCTGCGCACACCCCTGGAGAACCTGGTGCTGCAGGCCAAGATCCACATGCCAGAGAAGACG GCAGTGGAGTTCCTCTCCAAGGCCGTAGACAGTCCAAACATCAAGGCGGTGGACGAGGCCGTGATCTTGCTCCAAGAGATTG GGGTTCTGGACCAGCGGGAGTACCTGACCACCCTGGGGCAGCGCCTGGCCCACATCTCCACTGACCCGCGGCTGGCCAAGGCCATCGTGCTGGCTGCCATCTTCCGTTGCCTGCACCCGCTGTTAGTGGTCGTCTCGTGCCTCACCCGGGACCCCTTCAGCAGCAGCCTGCAGAACCGGGCGGAGGTGGACAAG gTGAAAGCACTGTTGAGCCACGACAGCGGCAGTGACCACCTGGCCTTTGTGCGGGCGGTGTCCGGCTGGGAGGAGGTGCTGCGCTGGCAGGATCGCAGCTCCCGTGAGAACTACCTGGAGGAAAACCTGCTCTACGCACCCAGCCTGCGCTTCATCCACG GACTCATCAAGCAGTTCTCAGAGAACATTTATGAGGCTTTCCTGGTTGGGAAGCCCTCAGACTgcaccctggcctctgcccagtgCAACGAGTAcagtgaggaggaggagctggtgaAGGGGGTGCTGATGGCGGGTCTCTACCCCAACCTCATCCAG GTGAGGCAGGGCAAGGTGACCCGGCAGGGCAAGTTCAAGCCCAACAGTGTCACGTACAGGACCAAATCCGGCAACATCTTGCTGCACAAGTCGACCATTAACAG GGAGGCCACCCGGCTGCGGAGCCGATGGCTGACGTATTTCATGGCTGTCAAGTCCAACGGCAGCGTCTTCGTCCGGGACTCCTCCCAGGTGCACCCACTAGCTGTGCTGCTACTGACCGACGGGGACGTCCACATCCGTG ATGACGGGCGCCGGGCCACCATTTCCCTGAGCGACAGTGACCTGCTGCGGCTGGAGGGTGACTCGCGCACCGTGCGGCTGCTGCGGGAGCTGCGCCGGGCCCTGGGCCGCATGGTGGAGCGGAGCCTGCGCAGCGAGCTGGCGGCACTGCCGCCCTGTGTGCAGGAGGAGCATGGGCAGCTGCTCGCCCTGCTGGCGGAGCTGCTGCGCGGGCCCTGCGGCAGCTTTGATGTGCGCAAGACCGCTGACGACTGA